The Coccinella septempunctata chromosome X, icCocSept1.1, whole genome shotgun sequence nucleotide sequence TAATTTTCGTGATATTTAGAGTAGAAATCAGCAATTTCTTTAGGAGATCATAACTTAGCCTCATGTAGAAAGATGCCCAACTTAATTTCTCTATAGCCGAAGAAATACCTAGAGGAAAAGAtaataatatcgaaaaattGTTGAAGTGTACGTGCTCATTCTCGTCCACAAAATGGCGTACTCGAGTTCACTTCCTGTTTCTAGAAAATTCTTCTTAAAGAAAATCTGTTCGTACTTGAGCGCTACGAAGTTTAACCCATTTTATTTTCTGATAATTCTGAAGAGActaatttttttgtcatttttggTATATACCATTTTCATCCCTTGAATGGAATAGCtcaatttcaacgaaaaaaacacaaattttacaatattctGAAAGGACTCGAAATGTATTGAAAATTATccatgaaaaattataatgtGATCTGTTGTGCCGAGCATATTTTGTATCTTTTTCATTAATagtaaattttataaaaaaaatgtgtaaTCCTAGTGGTATTTTTGAATTTCCCTCCGTTCGAAACGGAAACAACACAACGCTCCATTACCAACGAATATCAACCTTATTGCCTGTGCCATAGAGTTCACATTGACGTCACATGTGTTTGTTCGACTGCGCAGAGGCTACATTGTTTGAGCTTCGCGCTTCTCCAAGGTGCAACGCAGTCAGATTTAAAGAAACATGGCTGCCGGCAGTCGATGAAGTGATCTGAAGTGTTCGTCAATAATTTGCGACTTAACCTAACGTGGTGgtgaattataataatataaccTAGAAGTGTTGCACTTTTATTAGAATTAAGAGGGTTTGTGTTCAATTAAACCCTTTTCTTCTCGATCTTTTGCATTTATTCTACCTGGGATATATTCTCACAAAATGGCGTCAACTAAATGAGCTCGGAATTTTTTCGATATTGAGGTGATTTGggggataatttttaatttttttattaaacaAAGTGATGACGGTAATTATAAGTGACTCTATTGCGAATAGTGAAAACTCTTTGGACTTTGTGCAGTAAATATTCGAGAAATCCTGTTTTTCTAAGTCTGGCGAAGGTGAGttactattattattaattttctaTTTATTAAAGGGTTGTTTTTCGCAAATAAATTGCTGTTCTTCATGCTCTTGATAATTTCATCAACCTCCTTCAATGATAAACCAAGGGCGTGGCTTCTGTGCCTTCTACaatattttacatattttcttcattatttttgtttacAATTGGTTTTAGATTGTTTTCACCCTTTTGTAAGGGGTGTTCCACTGTTTTTGTTGCACCATATCATTCTATAAGCCTTAACCGATCCTAGTATGcagaaaaattcaactttttttatgtacccattttagtaatttatggATGAACTTGGGGTTTGTGTACTTCAGAAAAGCTTTAATGAACACATTGTTGTATACAGATGGTCCCTGAACTATTATAACTTGAATTTGTCTTGAAATATTTGCCGATTTGTCTCTAGTATTATATGCTTCTCGAACCTACCCAGCAATTAACGATAATTTTATATAGGGGGTGAGAAATTGAACGTTTTGATCTAGGAAGATCACTTCAAATCTTATAACCTTCCCTTCATTCTgtaagatgtattgatatcagCCACATGTTATCTTCAATTGGTGTTCCATCAAAGTTTAATTAATCACCCTTTTCACCCCTCAGGTATATAATGTGTGACGAATATTAACCAGATTCGGTTTGTTAACCTTTTCCCTTTCAGATTGTTAAGAGATCATGATAGTTTGAAGGCAAGCTGCGGGATTTCTGGCGTTTTCAAGTGATATTTTGATGTTTATTCACGTGTTTTGTTAATTGATGAAAGAACagatataattttatttaaGGGATGAAACAAAAACTGTGGTAAAGTTTGAACATTGTCCATCCACTTCATTGTGGGAGACTATAGGTTTTACATTAAGGTGTTTGTGTACCCTCAGCTTATAtcattctgaaagtaatttgtGTATTCATGAGGTGTTATCACTAAATGACAGCCTGTTGATTTGCTTCTGTTATTTCGTTCTAGAAGTAATCATGTCGGATTCAGGATCAGGTTCTGATGACAGTAAGAGTGATTCTTCTTCAAATAATTCAGGATCAGGTTCGGATGACAGCAAAAGTGATACTTCTTCCAATAACTCAGGATCAGAGAGGTAAGAATAAGGGTTTAATGAGTGGAATTTTTTTCCTAAGAGAAGTGAGTATGTGATGAAAGAACATTAATAAGGTAAATAGATCGTGCTctgtattgaatatttttggtgTATTTAATGGTGAACCAAGAAAAGGTGAGCAGGTTTATTTCTTTTAATATAATAGTTACTGCTTGAAAAAAAAtagaggaattgggatttcataCACTAAATACTCTGTTGATTCAGGTTAGTGAGAACATTTTCACTAGAAAAGCTATGCATATTTAGGCAATGGtttgttttttcacttcaaTTAATCAGCCTTCAGTGACAAACTTTGAGGGGATGAGATAAATTAAAAGAGATTtcttatcaatttttattaactCTTTTTGTAAGTTCTACGGTGCTTGATACTTCATTAGTTAGATTCATATCTTACGGATTACAATCTAGATCTGGTTATTGTGTTAGGTCTATAAtacaatttcattaaatttagatcaaataattattcatttatgtAGTTAGAtgcttttaattttttgaagattcatttCTGCTTTCCTACGACATGATTTTGTACAAGGATTTACTTGAATTGTGAAAATagatagatttaaaaaaaaaatcgaaattcgaATTGACGTATTCAGAGCgcaaaaaataatgattttctgtgaaataattttttgtgttgATATTTTTGCATTCTCTTCTGGTCTCTTTGGGAAGTGTCATATAGCCGAAAACATTTCAGGTTCTCAGCCTCTTgataaataatatttttgttaACATAATATTTCTGTTTTGCTTTTTGTTGCTCTTGACAGAATCTCAACTTCTGAACCAATGGAATGAAGTGTCACTCTGGAATTCCTTCCAGACACTTTCAATGTAGTCCATAATAATTATTGAATGGAAGAAGGCAAACATtccatttaataataataatattaatatctGTATTTattaaaaggaaaaaaaaagaaatgaagaatttGTTGTTATTAATTCCATTAAACCTTATCATTATTTAAAGTTTTATACATGCACCTTCTGAAATGGTCCATTAACTTGAAAATTCAACTTGCTATAGAGTTTATTATTACGTGATGAAAGCTTCAAAAGTTGTGTTTTGTAAGTTTTTAGAATTAGTTATTATCTTGAAtggattgatttttcttgttcaaattcatattgACATCTTATGCTTTCATCATCAAGTACAACATAAGCTTCATTAATTCTTAATAGTCTTCCTCATTATTCTGTTTGCCAAGAGATTCAAGAAATCGTTTAATGAAGAACATAGTAAGCAAATAGGTGAATATAATGTAAACTGAATGTTATTATGGCACTTTTTCATTAGAATCAATTGGTTTTTTTTAACTTGAAGAATGTACAATAATCAGTAGTTCGAATAAAGATAAAAGAAGAATAATTAAGCTTCAATGAATCGACACTTACCCAATACCTTGTCCTATTTTCCAGTAAATTTAGTGCTGCTTGCCATACATGTTTGGATTAAATATATACAAAACATTATTTTTACAGAAAAATCACAGCTGCTCGCTATGAATTCTGGAGTAATTCGATTTGGGGTAAAAAAGACTCACTACACGTTTGAGTGGTCGAAAGTAAAAATATAAACTTGAATTTATTGTATTGATTTCTGATAACCGCCAGTGATCATAGTAATCTGGCAGAAAttaatattcttcaaaatataaaaaattgcttcaggaTACATGTATACAGGAAGTGTATAACAAATCTCTCTCGTCAAATAAAACTCGTTAGCTATTTTTCTTTAATTCGGTTAGGTCAGGTTACtgttctgaaatgaaaattaataGAGAAGCTTCTCGTTATTTATCTGTTTTCAAGTTCCACTTTACCTGATTATAAGTAATTTCAAGAAATATaaggaaatttttatttttttcgtcGTTTACAATCATTTTTTGTGCGATTTTATCTAATCTGAAGAGGATGAAGTATTTCGCACTTTCAGTAAATACTACCTAGGGTTCAATCAGATGTGTAGGAAAAATACTGTATGATACTGGATTTTTTGGCGTCATTATCAACTGTATTGTGCACGCAAATATTCAGTTGACTAATTCAATTTGTTCCATTTATCATGGAAAGATTTAATGGTATATTACCAGAAACGGTAAGTTTTAAGAAAAAACTGTATACTCCTGTTTCCTGAAACTCattgtttttgaaaatattatctcatttgaaaaatataattttccatGGATTTAAATGAGTTGTACTTCAAAAACGAGAAGGAATATGCATATAGCATTGACTAGAGAATATGCCTATATATAGGTAACAAAATTCAGTGATCTCGAACTAACCAGTCCAGAGttgaaatattaaaataatatttttcttaaaatttcatCACCCTTCAACTATCAATTATTCTCAAGTATATTTAAACCTTAAAAGACATGACGCTTCATTCTGTTGGATAGAATTCGCCCATACATACTTAAATTGGAAAAATCCATTCACTCATTATCAGTGGATTAATTatgaatatggaaaaataattgGTTTGACTCTATTTTAAGTGATTAAAGTAAACTAGTTCGGTTTTAACGTACCAGGTTTGAATTCAAGgaaaaattgaatcattttcagTACTACCCTAACATGTTCTTTTACTCATCGCCCACTTCAATCATGTCGACTATAAATATAGAAAAATTAGAAATGCACCTCCGATTTCTAGATACAACGATGGAAGTTCCTCCGATTCGGAAGAAGAACGGGAAATACCACCTCCCAGTAAAAAACTGGGAAGTCTTCGATCCGCACCGAAGAAAAAAATAACCAGGAGCACCAGAAGAACTAGATATAGTTCGGAAGAATCTAGCGTGGATTCAGATGAAGACACCAGGAGAATCGTGTCGAGACGCAAAGCTGCAACCGTCAGTTACAAAGAAGACAGCGAAGATAAGACAGATTCTGAGGATTATTTAGATTTGGACACCACAGCTCAGGAATCGTCTGAGCCTATAGTTGAGGAAAAAGTGGAAACGATTGAGAAAATATTGGGAATGAGGAAAGGGAAGAAAGGAGGTAATCCATCCACAATAATTTTATTGtcggtatacagggtgacccaAGGTTGTAAACGTGGTTCACAACCAAGTACTATCCAAGTTATCcacgtaattttttttttcaaacaataagcCTGACAATGGGCATATCCTAAGAAACCTTACTAATATTATAAATGTGACAGGAGTGTTTGTATGTTTGTCTTTCCACAACTCAGGAACTAGATGTCCTATTCACTTAGAATTTATTAGATTAGATTTTCGTGTGACATACATGGTGAGTcattgaatcgtacaaatattttaacagtagattcttgaagtcaaaagaaacactttttcctataccattttttcaaattcggccttgataaaaagatatagccattttaagttttcataatgagctatgtcaCCCCTGGAGAATcaaaattctcttcagaataacaagctaaatctataacactacacatctttggatcttttgaacagagttgtattcagccaaagtacccaatcttccgaatatcacagatattttttatttttgaacatcaaattattctgaAAGGGagaattatatgaagaatacttttattttacaaaacgttcaaatattcattggatagcgtccaatttaatttgggttctttgaatttttggtatttttatggtacgtaatgatcatgagaaaaatggaagacgtgggtgatatcttatattcgaaaaagattaatcaaatgaatgaaaaactatattccggaattgatttcattcgatgaaaccgtttgtgagatggaactaaatttttttttatggttgttCAACAGCCTCtaccttttaaaccgagctgattcggaaaaaatggtaagagaaaaagtgtttcttctgacctcaagaatctactgttgaaatatttgttcgagccaaagactcaccctgtataataaagagatatttttctaaaaaaatCGTGCATGAAGCTTTGGATTTCAGGTATTTTTGGCCGATGCTGGATGAACTATAAGAGATAGGAAAATGATCAAGTTCAATTTTGTAGAGCTCAAAATGTTCTATAGAAATATCTATCTAATTTTCGAGGATAATCAATCTTAATATTTTTGattcaatccaaaataatgtTCTATTTGAATGTCTTTACATAACTCCGGAAACAGCTCTCCGATTTTGATGGGAATTTCACTATACTGTAGAGAATTTATTCGAGTAGGTTTTTGTGTGAAATAAATTTCTATATAATGAGGAAATGATTAAAAATATACTCGTGAGTGAATCAATTGATTTCACGCTTTTATTTTATTGCCGACGCTGGGTTAtaagagatagaggaaaattatCAAGTACAATTTTTTAAAGCTCAAGAAGTTCTATTGAAAAGTCCGCAAACACATTTCTTCAAATGTAACCCACGATAAccaattttaacattttcaaatcaatccaaaataatgttccatttgaaaaaagtttcAGACAAATGGAATTATTTAATATGACAATGAATGCTTCCCTTAACTGCGGCATTTATTTCTAATGAAAAATGTTTTCTACAGCATTGTTTTCTGATATTTGGCGAGATATGTCAGGTTaaagaaatacgaatttaggcaagaaacGTGGCGGCAAATTCCAGGGGAGGTTATAGATGGGGCATGATCATTTCGATTTGGACTACAAACGGAACATCAACTTCGAAATGACCTGTATGTCAAAAAATTCCAATAAATCGACTGAAAAAGATATGGTTGAGTTATGTTCAATGGTTCTGAAGTTATGAATATATTGGCATCAGTCAAAAACTAAGGCATATAAGTCTATGGAATTGGGGTGTTTATATTGAAAATTCAGTGGCAAAACCAAAAATGCATTTAAAGTTTGGCTTATCCCTTTAAAGAACCGAACCCATGGGCATTTTATTTTCGGACATCTTTTAcacatatgaaaatattttaaggaTATCTCTCATTGTCGTGCCTAATGTTTGAAAAAAGATTAAGTGATAGCTTGGAtggaaataaaatttatgtACCATCTTCATCACCTGGGTCACCCCTGTAAGCTTCGAACAGTCGATATTTCATTGAATCCGATCGTTTCAGTAACTGGAAATATCACCACGACGTATTACATTGAAGAGAACGGTGATCCTAACGATGGGGCAGAATCTTTACCTGACGAAGAATTAGAAATGCAGTATCTGATCAAATGGAAGGATTGGGCGCATATTCACAACACGTGGGAGTCGGAAAACTCCTTGAGGGAACAAAAGGTGAAAGGTATCAAAAAGTTGGAGAATTACATAAGGAAGGAGAGCGACATATCGCATTGGAGGAGATATGCCACCCCCGAAGACGTTGAATATTACGAGTGCCAGAGCGAGCTCAATCAAGAGTTGAACAAGAGTTACAATAATGTTGAAAGAATTATAGGTAAGCCATAGTTGCTTGGTCTCGTTTTTTACAAAAACCCTCAAATCTTTTTCGTTTGAAGCTAAGGCAGAAAAACCCGAAGGTGGTTTAGATTACTACATTAAATGGGAGAGTTTACCGTACGCCGATGCTACTTGGGAAGATGCCGCTCTGATCCAGCAGAAGTGGCccaagaaaatcgaagaattCGAAGATAGGGAACAGTCCAAAAGGACGCCCACAAGACATTGCAAAGTTTTAAGGCACAGACCGAAGTTTCACGAGGTGAAATCACAACCCGAGTACATGATGGGAACAGAAAAGGTTAATAAACATTTTAAACTTTAAGTTAATTTtccttatttttatttttttgaactcagAATCTGGTTTTGAGAGACTACCAAATGGACGGGCTCAACTGGATGATTCACGCTTGGTCGAAAGAAAATTCCGTCATCCTCGCAGATGAGATGGGTTTAGGTAAAACTATACAGGTAAAGTAACATCGGTCGtgttgaaaaaatcgattataTCAGGTttgactttttttttcagactaTCTGTTTCTTGTATTATTTGTTCAATACTCATCAACTCCATGGTCCGTTTTTATGCGTCGTTCCGTTGTCGACGATGACGTCTTGGCAGAGGGAGTTTGCGCAATGGGCCCCCGAAATGAACTTCGTTACTTACTTGGGCGACGTCAACTCCAGAGATAGGGTAAGTTTTGTTGGATCTTCGATACCTGGCACCCTGGTGAGAAGCTTTTTCACAAATGTAGTTGTGGAAGAGCTATAAGTCGCAATTTTTAAGCTGTGGaactaaactgctccacatgagttagggatattgacttaaatggcaaaaaatatagttaaaataagatttttgtgatgtaaattcatgttaatatgatttcaagttgcaaattaattttagcctgtaggtctgcagcgtatatagggtggttaagaaaaatcgagtaaaataacgaaattttatccCCAGAGAATTCAtacattttaagactatcaatacaatgtatgacctccacgggcatcaataacagcttgacatcttctttgcatactacacacgaggttgttgaacatttcttgaggaatttggttccataaacggggcagaagctctctcagatcatttaaggattctggggtaggttgatgattatctaatcttctttggagcatatcccatgcatgttctatgcaattcaaatctggtgagtgcggaggtattagtaaatgtggaataccaagctcctcgcgcgcattctcaactatggctgcacggtgcggtctagcgttattgtctagaaattgaaaagtttcaccaatagcagcgtgaaaatttgtcacaacattgtcaatgacacgctccctatagtgtaaggctgtcccaggacaaatgtgtagatctgtgcgcccgttgaaacatatcccggcccataccataacactaccccctcggaatggatagacttcttggacatagcgacgattgtccatacccttatttttcgagaatctgaaaatcgttcatatctggattcatctgtgaaaaggacactacgccattgatcgttccaattgatatgttgcattgcccattccagtctttgacgcttatggtcacgtgttaatggaactcctcttaatggacgtctcgaacctagattcacctctctcaaacgtcgtctgatggtttctatggaaacttggaccccatctgcattttgaagagtattccgtaacattttacacgtagatgtagggtttcttctcgccgaaacagtgatgaaacgatcctgagcaggtgttgtttttcgtcgcccaccaagccttggtctttccaacacggaacatGTCTCCCTGGACCTATTCCACTTTGTAccttccgctacaacaacctgagttaaaCTACCCTGTaacattccgatagccctattcacctcagcgtttgttaatttacgtcttgccattttcagaaaactcgtttcaaatcgaagccgttgataaactgacttcatttcaaaataagaacatacatgaagcatatgcaaagaaccagacttcagaaaaaaggcgaccagattgacgaaatgtctcatactgatttttattggatcgattcaagttgttattgagttttaaatgattttacagcgattttctcgaagattacatacttttaaaaacgattgaatacgatatccctaactcttgtggagcagcttagttctaaccctgtatagtttttcatttatttgatgaatctttttcgaacacaagatatcactcaagtcttccagttttctcattatgaccattacgtaccatacaaataccaaaaattcaaaaaacccaacttttgaaaagttggaagctatctgtggaatatttgaacgttctgtaaaataaaagtattctctcGTATAATAGtgttatattcaaaaaattggctagtttggctgaatgcagctctgtgtaaaagatccacagatgtgtagtgtcatagatttagcttgttattctgaggggaattttgtttctccaggggtggcatagctcattatcaaaacttgaaatggctatatgtttttatcaggaccgaatagGAATAGTacgggaaaaaagtgtttctttaggtctcaagaaactactgttaGAATAATTGTACGTCgtagaatcaccctgtatgcaTGTACGAAAATTATGCACTTCAATTTGTGGGCAGTGATCTTCTTACTTGGTGCTACacatcccaaccctgtatttcAGATAATTGAACTCCtagtaatttttatattttcttgtcgacacatttaaatttcaataaacaAATCTCATAAAATCCTTCACATTTTTCGGTCAAAGAAGTGCCGAAGACGAAAATCCAACATCTCTGCATGGGTTTAACCGaattgtttttcattcttgCCTTCAACAATTTGGTCCAAGGGAATTAAAAACGAACTTTCTTCAGATTCGCCAATACGAGTGGTGCTACGAAGGATCCAAACGATTGAAATTCAACGCGATCCTAACCACGTACGAAATCGTCCTCAAGGACAAAGCATTCTTGGGCAGCATAAGCTGGGCCGTGTTACTGGTGGACGAAGCCCACCGTCTAAAAAACGACGATTCCCTGCTGTACAAGGCCCTTACAGAGTTCGACACCAATCACCGTCTCCTCATCACCGGCACGCCGTTGCAGAACAGCCTGAAGGAGCTGTGGGCCCTGCTGCACTTCATCATGCCTGAAAAGTTCGTCAGCTGGGAGGAGTTCGAGAAGGAGCACGAGAACACGGAAACGAAGGGCTATGGGCGACTTCACGCGCAGCTCGAACCCTACATACTGCGGAGGGTGAAGAAGGACGTCGAGAAATCGCTTCCGGCTAAAGTCGAACAAATTCTCAGGGTGGAAATGACCTCCATACAGAAACAGTACTATAAGTGGatactgacaaaaaatttcaacgCCTTGCGGAAAGGTGTCAAGGGTTCGTCCACGACTTTCCTGAACATCGTGATCGAACTGAAGAAGTGTTGCAATCACGCGTCTCTCACCAAACCGACGGAATACGAGAACCACGCGACGCAACAGGACCATCTACAGACCCTACTTCGTGGCTCCGGAAAATTGGTATTATTGGACAAATTGTTGACCAGATTGAAGGAAACCGGACACAGGGTCCTTATTTTCTCACAGATGGTTAGGATGTTGGACATACTGGCGGAGTACCTGCAGCTACGTCATTTCCAGGTATGTAACCTGAATTTTCCGGTTTAAACAAGGTTTTATCGTTTTTATTTTCGGCAGTTCCAAAGGCTCGATGGTGGAATCAAGGGCGAACTGAGGAGACAAGCGTTGGATCATTTCAACGCCGAAGGGTCCCAGGACTTCTGTTTTTTGCTGTCTACGAGGGCGGGAGGTCTTGGTATCAATTTGGCAACAGCCGATACAGTTATTATATTCGATTCCGATTGGAATCCCCAAAATGATCTTCAAGCTCAGGCCAGAGCCCATAGGATAGGCCAGAAGAATCAAGTTAACATTTATCGGTTAGTCACTGCAAGATCTGTCGAAGAAGAAATCGTGGAGAGAGCCAAACAGAAAATGGTGTTGGATCATTTGGTCATACAGAGAATGGATACAACTGGACGCACAGTTTTGGACAAAAAGGGCGGTAGCGCCAACACTACCCCTTTCAATAAGGAAGATCTGACGGCTATTTTGAAATTCGGGGCAGAAGAATTGTTCAAAGACGAGGATGATGAAGAAGAACCCAACGTAAGTACTCTTTATCATTCACTTCTTCCTAATCCATATTAAATCTTGTAATTTTTGCAGTGtgatattgatgaaattttgagaaggGCAGAAACTAGAGATGAGGCTCCTACGATGGTGGGGGATGAACTGCTCTCCGCATTTAAAGTGGCAAGTTTCGCCGCGTTCGAAGAAGACACAGAACCTAGTCCGATAACAACGGCGGCCGACGAAGAGAGCA carries:
- the LOC123322244 gene encoding chromodomain-helicase-DNA-binding protein 1, whose amino-acid sequence is MSDSGSGSDDSKSDSSSNNSGSGSDDSKSDTSSNNSGSERYNDGSSSDSEEEREIPPPSKKLGSLRSAPKKKITRSTRRTRYSSEESSVDSDEDTRRIVSRRKAATVSYKEDSEDKTDSEDYLDLDTTAQESSEPIVEEKVETIEKILGMRKGKKGVTGNITTTYYIEENGDPNDGAESLPDEELEMQYLIKWKDWAHIHNTWESENSLREQKVKGIKKLENYIRKESDISHWRRYATPEDVEYYECQSELNQELNKSYNNVERIIAKAEKPEGGLDYYIKWESLPYADATWEDAALIQQKWPKKIEEFEDREQSKRTPTRHCKVLRHRPKFHEVKSQPEYMMGTEKNLVLRDYQMDGLNWMIHAWSKENSVILADEMGLGKTIQTICFLYYLFNTHQLHGPFLCVVPLSTMTSWQREFAQWAPEMNFVTYLGDVNSRDRIRQYEWCYEGSKRLKFNAILTTYEIVLKDKAFLGSISWAVLLVDEAHRLKNDDSLLYKALTEFDTNHRLLITGTPLQNSLKELWALLHFIMPEKFVSWEEFEKEHENTETKGYGRLHAQLEPYILRRVKKDVEKSLPAKVEQILRVEMTSIQKQYYKWILTKNFNALRKGVKGSSTTFLNIVIELKKCCNHASLTKPTEYENHATQQDHLQTLLRGSGKLVLLDKLLTRLKETGHRVLIFSQMVRMLDILAEYLQLRHFQFQRLDGGIKGELRRQALDHFNAEGSQDFCFLLSTRAGGLGINLATADTVIIFDSDWNPQNDLQAQARAHRIGQKNQVNIYRLVTARSVEEEIVERAKQKMVLDHLVIQRMDTTGRTVLDKKGGSANTTPFNKEDLTAILKFGAEELFKDEDDEEEPNCDIDEILRRAETRDEAPTMVGDELLSAFKVASFAAFEEDTEPSPITTAADEESKDWDEIIPEKMRKKVEEEEKSKEMEDLYLPPRSRKTLQQINQTESDADENKAKRKRKKDEDGSGSSGEEESDDERPRKRGRPPTSAKEKIKNFTDAEVRRFVKSYKKFSAPLKRLEAVACDAELQEKPLAELRKLGELLHERCRTYMYEQAKENNSAGNDEDGKGKKRNRGPSFKLGGVSINAKTMLQCEEELQPLDEVLPSDPQERSRWTLQAKTKPAHFDVDWGINEDSKLLQGIHLYGMGSWEQIKLDPSFGIGDKILSNEDKKPQAKHLQTRAEYLLKVLKKQLDQNKGVPKPKRQRKVKETKALTKEIIEEDNISSNEESSSKTVTSSHNVSSTVPKKTKAKKDEEVVKEEDNSLVEKPEKEKKKKKEKKEKKSAGPMHFTANNEPRALNVMGDLDPATFTECKEKMRPVKKALKALDNPDQSLPEAEQVNNTRLCLLQIGEQINTCLKEYKNDPEKAKEWRSNLWHFVSKFTEYDSKKLYKLYKKACQKSEKGESKNEDANASSSRERSKSESREEKDSYKRKLDDDSDKEERTSKKHHGDKKDKKDKKKSRDADGSGKHDDDSLRFSRKPSGSPSSGSKSGYRHEQGDRSNYTPEHDRWSGGSGSGQGRDGRFSGDHKRDRFDYQRTGYHRDREYRGDKRSGEEWRQYPRGREGMPSYGTPGRPPMYPAHFPGNFGPPMYPPEPQFPRDSRYSPGEWRPSERDYRREYDRRQQ